One Actinomycetota bacterium genomic window, ACGCAGCCGCGACCAGCAGCGCTCCCAGCCCGAACAACCACGCGATGGCGCCTTCGCTGTACGGCCCGAAGTGGCCGAGGGAGATGCCGCCCGCGTCGGTGGGCTGCTGTAGCTCCAGTGCCACGAAGGACGCGATCGCGTTGGCGTCCTCCTCGCTGATCTGCTCCTCGGAGAAGGCCGGCATGGGCCCCGGACCGATGCGGAGGGCCTCGACCACCTCAACGGGGGTGGCGTCGAACAGCCGCGGAGACTGTTCGAGCCCGATCAGCGCTCCGCCGGCGCCCGCGAACTGGTGACACGCCGCGCAGTGGAGCCGGTACAGCTCGCCGCCGTGGGCGATCTCCTCGGGGTCGACCTCGACCCGGGGGATCGGCGGCCCGCGCGTGAAACGCGCCGTGTAGCGCACCAGCGCGTCGATCTCGTCCTCGGCGTAGGCGGGTTCGCGTCGGCGGGTCGGGTCGTCGCGTTCGCTGATCGGCATGTACCCGGTGGTCAGGTAGAAGTGCACCGCCGCGGTGCCCGACTCCTCCAGAGACGGACCGCGGCTCGTGCCCTCGCCTCGCGGACCGTGGCAGTACGCGCAGTCGCGCTTGAACAGATGCTCCGCGGAACGCGCCTCGGGCCGGGGCTTCTGTGGCTGGGGCTGGACCTGCGCTGACGCGTCGGGCCCCCGTCCGGCGACGACGACGGCGAGCAGAGCGAACGCAGCGGCCGACACAGCCGCCACGCCTCGCCCTCTCCGGCCGCGGCCGATCACGACGTCGTCGATCCCTCCGCCACGAGAGACACTTCTTAGCACAGAGACGCGCCGGGTTGCGGTCGACGGCACGCCCCGTTCGGTCAACCGGACACAGCGGTGACATCGCGGCGGTCATCGGCCACCGCATCACCGTCGCGGCCCATGACCGCGTCGCTCGGCGAGTAGCGTCACACAGGTCCGTCGTGAGGAGGCAGTGGTGGCGCGAGGGTTCGCGTACGTCGCCGGGTTCGTCTACGTGGTGCTCGGCGTGGTCGGGTTCGCCGTGACCGGCTTCGACCACTGGGTCGAGGCCGACACCGACACCTACATCGCGTGGTTCCGGCTCAACTCGACCCTCAACCTGGTCCACGCCGCGCTGGGGAGCGTTCTGCTGTGGGCCGGCACCGAGCCTCTGGAGGCGGTGCGCCCGGTCGTCACCACCGTCGGGCTGGTGTTCCTCGTCTTGGGGGTCACCGCCTTCCCACTGACGGGGAACGCGGACTGGAACGTGCTGGCGCTCAACCGCGCGGATGGCATCCTGTACCTTGTCACCGGCGTGGCCGCGTTGGCCGCTGTCCGGGCCGCGCGGACGGCCCCGGCTGGGTAGAGGCTCGGTCGGGCCCTAGGGCGACGACTAGGGCAGCTCGCCTGCTCGCCGCAGCGCATCGACGAGCTGGGACTTGTTCATCCGAGACCGGCCGTGGATGTCGGCCTCCCGGGCCATCTTGTACAGCTCCTCCTTGGTGTAGTCGGGTCCGGGGTTCGTCCCTGTGACGATCGCCGCCGCACGTGGGGACAGCCCGCGGTCGCGCAGGTCGCGGTAGCGGCCGGCGTCGTCGTCGCTCGCCATGTCGACTGCCTTCTCTCCCCGCCCGCGGCGACCGGGCCGACGGACCAACACGCTATCGCGCCACAGGCGGTGCCTACCCTCGCCGGCTGGCCCGACGTGCGAGCTCTGCGACGACCTCTCGGCGCAGGCGCCGCAGCTCCGCACGCGCCCCGTCGCGACACTGGGCGGCCTGTTCACGCGCCTGTGGCTGCAAGCAGCGATCCAGCGCCGCGTGCAGGCTGTCCTCGTCCGCTGCGTCCGCGGTGAGCACCAGCGGCCAGCCGAGCGCCTCGGCCTGTCGACGGACCTTCGCTCCGCCCACCACCGGGTCGATCGCGACCGCCGGCACACCGTGCTTGAGCGCCAGCACGAGACCGTGCAAGCGGGTCGAGACGACGGCGTCCATCCGCCGCAGCAGCGAGGCGAGCTCCGCTGAGCTGCGAACATCCGGTGCGATCGGACTCAGTGCGGGATCGACGCGCGTGTCCAGCGCGATCGCGGCGCAGCCCCGGTCGCCGAGGACGGCCAGGATCCGATCGTGGACCTGATCGAGCCGGTGGTGGCCGTACTCGGGCTGCGCGTGGGCGCGGACGATGGCCACCGCAGGGATCTCAGCGACCTCAGGGCCGAGACTGAGGTCGGGGCGGCAGGTGGCGTCGCTGTCGCGTTCCCACAGCAGATCGAACCTCGCCGCGACGGCCGGGTCGACCAGCGACAGGTTCAACCCCACGAGCGTGCACCGCTCGAACCGGTCCAGGAGCCGCTCGACCTGCTCCCCGCCGGCCGG contains:
- a CDS encoding Rho termination factor N-terminal domain-containing protein; protein product: MASDDDAGRYRDLRDRGLSPRAAAIVTGTNPGPDYTKEELYKMAREADIHGRSRMNKSQLVDALRRAGELP
- a CDS encoding polysaccharide pyruvyl transferase family protein, translated to MTDRGGSPRDGLTPREPLVASARPVDGEPRALVAGWFSFVDGEATAGDLLAGEEARRWLEDAGYRCDVALSPAFAGGVTWDEEDPDRYAVVAFVCGPAGGEQVERLLDRFERCTLVGLNLSLVDPAVAARFDLLWERDSDATCRPDLSLGPEVAEIPAVAIVRAHAQPEYGHHRLDQVHDRILAVLGDRGCAAIALDTRVDPALSPIAPDVRSSAELASLLRRMDAVVSTRLHGLVLALKHGVPAVAIDPVVGGAKVRRQAEALGWPLVLTADAADEDSLHAALDRCLQPQAREQAAQCRDGARAELRRLRREVVAELARRASRRG
- a CDS encoding DUF4383 domain-containing protein, producing the protein MARGFAYVAGFVYVVLGVVGFAVTGFDHWVEADTDTYIAWFRLNSTLNLVHAALGSVLLWAGTEPLEAVRPVVTTVGLVFLVLGVTAFPLTGNADWNVLALNRADGILYLVTGVAALAAVRAARTAPAG
- a CDS encoding c-type cytochrome, with the protein product MAAVSAAAFALLAVVVAGRGPDASAQVQPQPQKPRPEARSAEHLFKRDCAYCHGPRGEGTSRGPSLEESGTAAVHFYLTTGYMPISERDDPTRRREPAYAEDEIDALVRYTARFTRGPPIPRVEVDPEEIAHGGELYRLHCAACHQFAGAGGALIGLEQSPRLFDATPVEVVEALRIGPGPMPAFSEEQISEEDANAIASFVALELQQPTDAGGISLGHFGPYSEGAIAWLFGLGALLVAAAWIGRRT